In Candidatus Hydrogenedentota bacterium, one DNA window encodes the following:
- a CDS encoding NAD-dependent epimerase has translation PYTIFGYKGKQVRDNIHAYDLVNAFWHFFRAPRAGAVYNIGGSRHSNCSMLEAINYIAELTGRELNFTLSDEARSGDHIWWISDVRRFQRDYPDWSYRYDQRSIIREIVEAIQERSVAA, from the coding sequence GCCTTACACAATTTTCGGCTACAAAGGCAAACAGGTGCGCGACAACATTCACGCCTACGATCTGGTCAACGCTTTCTGGCATTTCTTCCGCGCGCCGCGCGCCGGGGCCGTTTACAACATTGGCGGTTCGCGCCACAGCAACTGCTCCATGCTGGAAGCTATTAATTACATTGCCGAATTGACTGGGCGAGAATTGAATTTCACTCTCTCTGATGAAGCCCGTTCCGGCGATCACATCTGGTGGATCAGCGACGTGCGCCGCTTTCAGCGCGATTATCCCGATTGGTCGTATCGTTACGACCAACGAAGCATCATCCGCGAAATCGTCGAGGCGATTCAGGAAAGGTCGGTGGCTGCATGA